A region from the Thauera humireducens genome encodes:
- the gspG gene encoding type II secretion system major pseudopilin GspG: MTCPIYDPFSSRRCPDAAPRPARSDRGFTLIELMVVIVILGVLAALVVPRVLSRPDEARAVAARQDIATLMQSLKLYRLDNRRYPTAEQGLQALVTPPGVGPRADNWKAYLERLPNDPWGAPYQYLNPGVNGEIDVFSFGADGKPGGEGADADIGSWKL, from the coding sequence ATGACCTGTCCGATTTACGACCCCTTTTCCAGCCGGCGCTGTCCAGACGCCGCACCCCGTCCCGCACGCAGCGACCGCGGCTTCACGCTGATCGAGCTGATGGTGGTGATCGTGATCCTGGGCGTACTGGCCGCGCTGGTGGTGCCACGCGTGCTCAGCCGCCCCGACGAGGCCCGTGCCGTCGCCGCGAGGCAGGACATCGCCACGCTGATGCAGTCGCTGAAGCTTTACCGCCTGGACAACCGGCGCTACCCCACCGCCGAACAGGGCCTGCAGGCGCTGGTGACGCCGCCCGGCGTCGGCCCGCGGGCGGACAACTGGAAGGCCTACCTCGAGCGCCTGCCCAACGACCCCTGGGGCGCGCCTTACCAGTACCTGAACCCCGGCGTGAATGGCGAGATCGACGTCTTCAGCTTCGGCGCCGATGGCAAGCCGGGGGGCGAAGGTGCCGACGCCGACATCGGCTCGTGGAAGCTCTGA
- the gspL gene encoding type II secretion system protein GspL, which yields MRTSPPPRQTLCVLIDEHWPHEPAAPWVLADDAGVIHAQGTGPLAEWPQDVPLVVILGASQSSWHRVTLPLGGAAFDPRVIAYALEDALLEAPQAQHITVVDRQNEATGTQAELIVTAQARLRTVIGELHAAGRHPRQVLSELQGIAPTGPAGESDLQLRLRPGAALLRHAGGMPIVLRDDLADLSAFLGDMIGDLLPATSKPARVELRADPACRSLAAGLADALGAQATVTHRPYAWWSSAIPGHPDERTARQVLAANLLHGDFATGADGARRAGRHRRPLAVAAGAMIVLAAVTVADILRMRAAVAVLEEDIATRFSTALPGTPMVMPESQLNRQLDHLRQRSGAVTRDGLLFRLDQFAAVRAEAPAASIVALDYREGTLSLALAGADAREIDRLRTLLAPDVEIASAAEEGR from the coding sequence ATGCGTACCTCGCCTCCACCACGACAGACGCTCTGCGTGCTGATCGACGAGCACTGGCCCCACGAACCGGCTGCGCCCTGGGTGCTTGCCGACGATGCAGGCGTGATCCACGCGCAAGGCACCGGTCCGTTGGCGGAGTGGCCGCAGGACGTGCCGCTCGTCGTCATCCTGGGCGCGAGCCAGAGTAGCTGGCATCGCGTCACGCTACCCCTCGGGGGCGCGGCGTTCGACCCGCGGGTCATCGCCTATGCGCTGGAGGATGCCCTGCTCGAAGCACCACAGGCCCAGCACATCACGGTCGTCGATCGGCAAAACGAGGCAACCGGCACCCAGGCCGAGCTGATCGTGACCGCACAGGCGCGCCTGCGCACGGTAATCGGCGAACTGCATGCGGCGGGGCGGCACCCACGCCAGGTGCTGAGCGAGCTGCAGGGCATCGCCCCAACTGGTCCAGCGGGCGAATCCGACCTCCAGCTCCGCCTGCGCCCCGGAGCGGCCCTGCTGCGCCACGCTGGCGGTATGCCCATCGTGCTGCGCGACGATCTCGCCGACCTGAGCGCCTTCCTCGGAGACATGATCGGTGACCTGCTGCCCGCGACATCCAAGCCGGCGCGTGTCGAACTGCGGGCCGACCCCGCCTGCCGTTCGCTCGCCGCAGGGCTCGCGGACGCGCTCGGCGCGCAGGCTACGGTAACGCACCGTCCTTACGCGTGGTGGAGTTCCGCCATCCCGGGTCATCCCGACGAGCGCACAGCTCGCCAGGTTTTGGCGGCTAACCTGCTGCATGGCGATTTCGCCACGGGCGCCGATGGCGCCCGGCGCGCCGGGCGCCATCGGCGCCCGCTGGCGGTCGCAGCCGGTGCGATGATCGTGCTCGCCGCTGTCACCGTGGCGGACATCCTGCGCATGCGCGCCGCGGTAGCGGTGCTGGAGGAGGACATCGCGACCCGGTTCTCCACCGCCCTGCCCGGCACCCCAATGGTCATGCCGGAGTCGCAGCTGAACCGACAGCTCGACCACCTGCGCCAGCGAAGCGGCGCCGTCACCCGCGACGGCCTGCTGTTCCGTCTCGATCAGTTCGCCGCCGTCCGCGCAGAAGCGCCAGCGGCGTCCATCGTGGCGCTGGACTACCGCGAAGGCACGCTGTCGCTCGCACTTGCCGGCGCAGACGCCCGGGAGATCGATCGCCTGCGCACGCTGCTCGCACCCGACGTCGAGATTGCATCTGCTGCTGAAGAAGGACGATGA
- the gspI gene encoding type II secretion system minor pseudopilin GspI: MTAATRGFSLLENLIALAIVAVALSAAVRAGTQAIDTGEALAQRTLARWVAQNRLVELRVQPAPPAPGHSSGEAVQGRYRFLWEQTVAQTAQPAWRAVDIVVRDDDGRPRARLGGHVLVQR, translated from the coding sequence ATGACTGCGGCAACACGCGGGTTCAGCCTGCTCGAGAACCTGATCGCACTCGCGATCGTCGCCGTCGCGCTGAGCGCGGCGGTGCGCGCTGGCACGCAGGCGATCGACACCGGCGAAGCGCTGGCGCAGCGCACGCTGGCGCGCTGGGTGGCGCAGAACCGGCTCGTCGAGTTGCGCGTCCAGCCCGCCCCGCCCGCGCCTGGCCACAGCAGCGGCGAGGCCGTTCAGGGCCGCTACCGATTCCTTTGGGAGCAGACCGTCGCGCAGACCGCGCAGCCGGCGTGGCGTGCCGTGGACATCGTCGTCCGTGACGACGACGGACGCCCGCGTGCGCGCCTCGGCGGCCACGTGCTGGTACAACGCTGA
- the gspD gene encoding type II secretion system secretin GspD — translation MPPRPCLPPRASAQRGAHLAASLVRHRSRWLPAAVLAGALLTLGAAHANVEPERVELNFANAEITSVIKAVGQITGHNFIIDPRVEGSLNIVTNTPVPRALTYDILLSALRLQGYTVVESGGVARVVPEADAKLHGVPVATGSTAPRGTGLVTQVFTLQHESAPGLVAAIRPLVSPNNTVSALPSSNALVVTDYADNLARIAQIVSSIDVPQGDVLVIPLQHAAARDLAETVMRLLGNGTRGAADPLLEVTVVPDTHSNSLLVRAGSPSRLAAVRQIVASIDRPGAGGNIRVVYLRNAEATRVAETLRAILATEASNTPPAGNALAGMALTAPTPGTVPPPTSSRSGEGGGEAPSAAPAPFANAQPANALSAGSLIQADAASNALIITAPDAIYNNLRNVIEQLDRRRAQVYVEALVAEITAERAAEWGLQWAAASNRGSTSVIGLTGFGSGSNNLQTLVTNAAAGKPSLPGNGINIGLGTGSVTLPGIGTVPSLAVLARFLESDSKINILSTPNLVTLDNEEAKIVIGRNLPFVTGQFTNTGGSGGAVNPFQTIERRDVGLTLRVRPQVSEGGVVKLAIYHEASSVVGGVDSANGPITNKRSIESTVLVDDGAIIALGGLIEDSYSADEEKVPLLGDIPVAGNLFKYNGRKRTKTNLVIFLRPVVLRDADSYAGLTASRYDYVIGQQQRMAGTLLRGEPTPAELPAFGTSPPAVPRTRELPAEWLAGTPVDNQPPAPLEERGWQ, via the coding sequence ATGCCGCCACGTCCGTGCCTACCTCCCCGTGCAAGCGCCCAACGCGGAGCACACCTCGCCGCCTCACTCGTTCGCCATCGTTCCCGTTGGCTGCCCGCGGCAGTGCTGGCCGGAGCGCTGCTCACCCTCGGTGCGGCGCACGCGAACGTGGAACCCGAACGCGTCGAACTCAATTTCGCCAACGCGGAGATCACCTCGGTCATCAAGGCCGTGGGCCAGATCACGGGGCATAACTTCATCATCGATCCACGCGTCGAAGGCAGCCTGAATATCGTCACCAACACGCCGGTACCCCGCGCGCTGACCTACGACATCCTGTTGTCGGCGCTGCGCCTGCAGGGCTATACGGTCGTCGAATCCGGCGGCGTCGCCCGCGTCGTGCCCGAAGCCGATGCCAAGTTGCACGGCGTGCCGGTCGCGACCGGGAGCACCGCGCCCCGCGGGACCGGCCTCGTGACGCAGGTCTTCACGCTGCAGCACGAGTCTGCACCCGGCCTGGTCGCGGCGATCCGCCCCCTCGTGAGCCCGAACAACACCGTTTCGGCACTGCCTTCGAGCAATGCGCTGGTCGTCACCGACTACGCCGACAACCTCGCGCGCATCGCACAGATCGTCAGCTCGATCGACGTGCCGCAGGGCGACGTGCTGGTCATCCCCTTGCAGCACGCCGCGGCGCGCGATCTGGCCGAAACCGTGATGCGCCTGCTGGGCAACGGCACGCGCGGCGCCGCCGACCCGCTGCTGGAGGTGACGGTCGTGCCCGACACCCACAGCAACAGCCTGCTGGTGCGCGCCGGCAGCCCGTCCCGGCTGGCGGCCGTGCGCCAGATCGTCGCCTCGATCGATCGTCCGGGCGCTGGGGGCAACATCCGCGTGGTCTACCTGCGCAACGCCGAGGCCACTCGCGTGGCCGAGACCCTGCGCGCCATCCTCGCCACCGAGGCCAGCAACACGCCCCCTGCAGGCAACGCCCTTGCCGGCATGGCCCTGACCGCGCCCACGCCTGGCACGGTCCCTCCGCCCACTTCTTCCCGCTCGGGCGAAGGCGGCGGAGAGGCCCCGAGCGCCGCGCCGGCGCCGTTCGCGAATGCACAACCGGCCAACGCCCTGTCCGCCGGCAGCCTGATCCAGGCCGACGCGGCGAGCAACGCGCTGATCATCACCGCGCCGGATGCCATCTACAACAACCTGCGCAACGTCATCGAGCAGCTCGACCGCCGCCGGGCGCAGGTCTACGTCGAGGCGCTGGTCGCCGAGATCACCGCCGAACGCGCGGCTGAATGGGGCCTGCAGTGGGCCGCGGCGAGCAATCGCGGCTCGACCTCTGTCATCGGCCTGACCGGGTTCGGCAGCGGCAGCAACAACCTGCAGACGCTGGTCACCAACGCTGCAGCGGGCAAGCCGAGCCTGCCGGGCAATGGTATCAACATCGGCCTTGGCACCGGCTCGGTGACCCTGCCCGGCATCGGCACCGTGCCCAGCCTGGCGGTACTGGCGCGATTCCTCGAGAGCGACAGCAAGATCAACATCCTGTCCACGCCCAACCTCGTCACCCTTGACAACGAGGAGGCCAAGATCGTCATCGGTCGCAACCTGCCTTTCGTCACCGGCCAGTTCACCAATACGGGCGGCAGCGGCGGCGCGGTCAATCCCTTCCAGACCATCGAGCGCCGCGACGTCGGCCTGACGCTGCGAGTGCGGCCGCAGGTGTCCGAGGGCGGCGTGGTGAAGCTCGCGATCTACCACGAGGCCTCGAGCGTGGTCGGCGGCGTCGACAGCGCCAATGGCCCGATCACCAACAAGCGCTCGATCGAATCCACCGTGCTGGTCGACGACGGCGCCATCATCGCGCTCGGCGGCCTGATCGAGGACAGCTACAGCGCCGACGAGGAGAAGGTGCCCCTGCTCGGCGACATTCCGGTGGCTGGCAACCTGTTCAAGTACAACGGCCGCAAACGCACCAAGACGAATCTGGTGATCTTCCTGCGCCCGGTCGTGCTGCGCGACGCCGACAGCTATGCGGGCCTGACCGCCTCGCGCTACGACTACGTGATCGGACAGCAGCAACGCATGGCCGGCACGCTGCTGCGCGGCGAGCCGACACCGGCTGAGCTGCCTGCCTTCGGCACCTCGCCGCCGGCTGTGCCGCGCACGCGCGAACTCCCCGCCGAATGGCTGGCCGGCACGCCGGTCGACAACCAGCCCCCCGCGCCGCTCGAGGAGCGCGGCTGGCAATGA
- the gspE gene encoding type II secretion system ATPase GspE, translated as MSADIAPTIPYAFARRHGVLLTRVAEDEAELVLRSDANLTALAEVRRVVARPLRLSRVDAERFDTRLAEHYGGHDGSTAELVADIGQALDLGALMSELPAVEDLLAAQDAAPIIRMINALLTQAVRDGASDIHIEPYERDSVVRFRRDGVLHDAARPHRGLHAAMVSRIKIMASLDISEKRLPQDGRIGLRLAGRQVDVRVSTLPTAHGERLVLRLLDKGAARLGLESLGMAEDTRARFDALLRQPHGIVLVTGPTGSGKSTTLYAALQGMDARRLNIVTVEDPVEFDLPGIGQTQVNPRIDLDFARALRAILRQDPDVIMIGEIRDLETAQIAVQASLTGHLVLATLHTNDAASAVTRLVDMGIEPFLLASSLRGVLAQRLLRRLCPACRRPHAIGDEERALFGPRVPDHAWAAGECPACAHTGYAGRTGIHELITVDATLTALIHDRADESVLRAAARAAGARGLRDDGLRLLADGSTSPEELLRVTRE; from the coding sequence ATGAGCGCTGACATCGCGCCCACGATCCCGTATGCCTTCGCGCGCCGGCACGGCGTCCTGCTCACGCGCGTCGCAGAGGACGAGGCCGAACTGGTCCTGCGCAGCGACGCGAACCTGACGGCACTGGCCGAAGTACGCCGGGTCGTGGCGCGTCCGCTGCGACTGAGCCGGGTCGACGCAGAGCGCTTCGACACCCGACTCGCCGAGCACTACGGCGGCCACGACGGCAGCACTGCCGAGCTCGTCGCCGACATCGGCCAGGCGCTTGACCTGGGCGCCTTGATGAGCGAGCTGCCCGCGGTGGAGGACCTGCTCGCGGCGCAGGACGCAGCGCCCATCATCCGCATGATCAACGCGCTGCTGACGCAGGCGGTGCGCGACGGCGCCTCGGACATCCACATCGAGCCCTACGAACGCGACTCGGTGGTCCGCTTCCGGCGCGACGGGGTGCTGCATGACGCCGCACGGCCTCATCGCGGGCTGCACGCGGCGATGGTGTCGCGCATTAAGATCATGGCCAGCCTCGACATCTCGGAAAAGCGCCTGCCGCAGGACGGCCGCATCGGCCTGCGCCTGGCCGGTCGACAGGTGGATGTGCGCGTATCGACGCTGCCCACCGCGCATGGCGAACGCCTGGTGCTGCGCCTGCTCGACAAGGGTGCGGCACGCCTCGGGCTCGAGTCGCTGGGCATGGCCGAAGACACCCGCGCACGCTTCGACGCCTTGCTGCGCCAGCCCCATGGCATCGTGCTGGTAACAGGACCCACCGGCTCGGGCAAGAGCACCACGCTGTACGCCGCGCTGCAGGGCATGGACGCACGGCGACTGAACATCGTTACCGTCGAGGATCCGGTCGAGTTCGACCTGCCGGGTATCGGCCAGACCCAGGTCAATCCGCGCATCGACCTCGATTTCGCCCGCGCGCTGCGCGCGATTCTGCGCCAGGACCCGGACGTGATCATGATCGGCGAGATCCGCGATCTCGAGACCGCTCAGATCGCGGTGCAGGCCAGCCTGACGGGCCACCTCGTGCTGGCGACGTTGCACACCAACGACGCCGCATCGGCCGTGACGCGGCTCGTGGACATGGGCATCGAGCCCTTCCTGCTCGCGTCCAGCCTGCGCGGCGTGCTGGCGCAGCGCCTGCTTCGGCGCCTGTGCCCCGCCTGCCGCCGCCCACACGCCATCGGCGACGAAGAACGCGCGCTGTTCGGCCCCCGCGTGCCAGACCACGCCTGGGCCGCCGGCGAGTGCCCCGCCTGCGCTCACACCGGCTATGCCGGCCGCACCGGCATCCACGAGCTGATCACGGTCGATGCCACGCTGACGGCACTGATCCACGACCGCGCCGACGAGAGCGTGCTGCGGGCCGCCGCACGCGCAGCCGGCGCCCGCGGCCTGCGCGACGACGGCCTGCGCCTGCTCGCCGACGGCAGCACTTCGCCCGAGGAACTGTTGCGGGTGACGCGCGAATGA
- a CDS encoding type II secretion system protein N, which translates to MSLRRLIHPPGIALAPASLVAGMAWTVAIAALGTAALLAPRLFAQLPGPTQPAAVEDKGDVRTLVAALARQQLFANQSDGTAARADERRALAGIVLVGVATGFAGGTAFAVFERDGRSVAHRAGETVAGDWQLLHILSDRVELGAGEQRLDLPLHRSARMPPPPRSDAPDTLQQD; encoded by the coding sequence ATGTCCCTCCGCCGCCTCATTCACCCGCCCGGTATTGCGCTTGCACCGGCCTCGCTTGTGGCGGGCATGGCGTGGACCGTCGCCATCGCGGCACTCGGCACCGCCGCCCTGCTCGCCCCGCGGCTGTTCGCCCAGCTCCCCGGCCCCACGCAGCCCGCAGCGGTGGAGGACAAGGGCGACGTACGCACGCTGGTTGCGGCCCTTGCACGGCAGCAGTTGTTCGCGAACCAGTCGGACGGCACTGCGGCGCGCGCCGACGAACGCCGCGCGCTCGCGGGCATCGTCCTCGTCGGCGTTGCCACCGGATTCGCCGGCGGCACAGCCTTTGCCGTGTTCGAGCGCGACGGCCGGAGCGTGGCGCACCGCGCCGGGGAGACCGTGGCCGGGGACTGGCAACTCCTGCACATCCTGTCCGACAGGGTCGAACTGGGTGCCGGGGAGCAACGCCTCGACCTGCCCCTGCACCGCAGCGCACGCATGCCGCCACCTCCGAGGTCCGATGCCCCTGACACCCTCCAACAAGACTGA
- the gspM gene encoding type II secretion system protein GspM, translating into MKLARQFLSPLRPAIDRLQVRWLDFSPRERRLVIQALAALAALGLISLGEALAREHARLRDALPRAQARQHVVANAATEITRLISRPAPAEAADTESAAIAALSALAAARGLNLALEREADGEHPEQVRFEGLGEAQAALEWLAEAQAIHGVEPLDLALRTHDGPDTVRGRLRLRGS; encoded by the coding sequence ATGAAGCTCGCACGTCAATTCCTGTCTCCCCTTCGCCCGGCCATTGACCGCTTGCAGGTCCGCTGGCTGGACTTCTCGCCGCGCGAACGGCGTCTCGTCATACAGGCACTTGCAGCGCTGGCGGCACTCGGGCTGATCAGCCTCGGCGAAGCGCTGGCGCGCGAGCATGCACGTCTCCGCGACGCCCTGCCCCGCGCACAGGCACGCCAGCACGTCGTTGCAAACGCAGCGACCGAGATCACCCGGCTGATATCCCGCCCCGCTCCGGCCGAGGCTGCCGACACCGAATCCGCTGCAATCGCGGCCCTCTCCGCACTCGCTGCCGCGCGGGGACTGAATCTGGCGCTCGAGAGGGAGGCGGACGGCGAACACCCTGAGCAGGTCCGCTTCGAAGGTCTTGGAGAAGCCCAGGCTGCACTCGAATGGCTGGCCGAAGCGCAGGCGATCCATGGCGTCGAGCCCCTCGACCTCGCCCTGCGGACGCACGACGGGCCGGATACGGTGCGCGGACGACTCCGGCTCAGGGGCAGCTGA
- a CDS encoding pilus assembly FimT family protein: MEALSPIRGTKTPRGFTLIEVMVVLSLLAMLAQGLSMSLDALQSRDRDRAVDVLRMRLAFAAERAWVRGQPVAFERTPDGYRFLARDTTGGGWQPVADSSVLAERRLPDALRWSALEVEGRAANYQALLVFGPAQTTFRLELTDGSGWHAALGGRDGRVERLAGGTGP, translated from the coding sequence GTGGAAGCTCTGAGCCCGATCCGCGGGACCAAGACGCCTCGCGGCTTCACGCTGATCGAGGTGATGGTCGTGCTGAGCCTGCTGGCGATGCTGGCACAAGGACTGTCGATGAGCCTTGACGCACTGCAATCGCGCGATCGCGACCGTGCAGTCGACGTGCTGCGCATGCGTCTGGCCTTCGCCGCCGAACGCGCCTGGGTACGGGGCCAACCGGTAGCGTTCGAGCGCACACCGGACGGTTACCGCTTCCTCGCACGCGACACCACAGGAGGCGGCTGGCAGCCAGTGGCCGACAGCAGCGTGCTGGCCGAGCGCAGATTGCCCGACGCGCTGCGCTGGTCGGCACTCGAAGTCGAGGGACGCGCCGCTAACTACCAGGCCCTGCTCGTATTCGGTCCTGCGCAAACGACATTCCGGCTCGAGCTCACCGATGGCTCGGGCTGGCACGCGGCACTCGGTGGCCGCGACGGGCGGGTGGAACGGCTGGCCGGGGGGACGGGACCATGA
- a CDS encoding type II secretion system protein GspJ, with protein MRRPVPARICRHATEGLTLVELLVAIAVFAILGTLSFRAIDRMSSLELQLAAQHARWRDLEYATHRIETDLLRLALLPPGMAALRVQEQRGGQNLQMLIDDGEPPQRLAVALRHDGGRLLRSRQGTAPATDEVLLENIDHLAWRFMHDGRWLAAWPPGDGDPSQRPDAVEIRLEVSGIGTLVRLVALR; from the coding sequence ATGCGCCGCCCCGTTCCTGCGCGAATATGCCGCCACGCGACAGAAGGCCTGACGCTCGTCGAGCTGCTGGTCGCGATCGCCGTGTTCGCCATCCTGGGCACCCTGAGCTTTCGCGCGATCGACCGGATGAGCAGTCTCGAACTGCAGCTCGCAGCTCAACATGCGCGCTGGCGCGATCTGGAATACGCCACCCACCGAATCGAGACCGACCTCCTCCGCCTCGCCCTGTTGCCGCCCGGCATGGCCGCCCTGCGCGTACAGGAACAGCGTGGTGGGCAGAACCTGCAGATGCTGATCGACGACGGCGAGCCACCGCAACGGCTGGCCGTCGCCCTGCGCCACGACGGAGGGCGCCTGCTGCGATCGCGCCAGGGCACCGCCCCTGCTACCGACGAGGTGCTGCTGGAAAACATCGATCACCTGGCATGGCGTTTCATGCATGACGGCCGCTGGCTAGCGGCCTGGCCCCCGGGCGACGGCGACCCGTCCCAACGGCCCGATGCGGTCGAGATCCGCCTCGAGGTAAGCGGCATCGGCACGCTCGTCCGCCTCGTGGCGCTGCGCTGA
- the gspF gene encoding type II secretion system inner membrane protein GspF has translation MSAFHYRALDLQGRETRGVIEADSSRGARAVLRERGLFPLDVGAVRAHRDGRTQRRIAEGALALLTRQWATLLASGLTVEQSLTALIDQAENEQVGRLLAGVRAEVMSGMALSAALEAFAAQFPPIYRASVAAGEKSGRLADVLEQLAGYLERRSSLRQKTLQALLYPAIVALVALLVVMGLMTYVVPQVVTVFQQGSQALPPLTRGLIAISDLLRNWGWLLPPMLLALLLTARAALRQPALRRRWHARLLALPLLGRHLRSLEAARLASTLAILCGSGVALLQALDAGRKVLNLMPLQDAVAGAAAQVREGHSLARALGVARQFPPLLLHMIANGEATGRLGEMLDRAARLQQQDVENRITALTSLLEPALLLLMGGLVLLIVLAVMQPIIELNTLMN, from the coding sequence ATGAGCGCCTTCCACTACCGCGCGCTAGACCTGCAAGGTCGCGAGACCCGCGGCGTGATCGAAGCCGACAGCAGCCGCGGCGCACGCGCCGTGTTACGTGAGCGCGGGCTGTTTCCGCTCGACGTCGGCGCCGTCAGGGCGCATCGCGACGGACGCACTCAGCGGCGCATTGCCGAAGGCGCACTGGCCCTGCTGACGCGGCAGTGGGCCACCCTGCTCGCCTCCGGGCTGACAGTGGAACAGTCGCTGACGGCGCTCATCGACCAGGCCGAGAACGAACAGGTCGGCCGCCTGCTTGCCGGCGTGCGCGCCGAGGTGATGTCCGGCATGGCGCTCAGCGCCGCGCTCGAGGCCTTCGCCGCACAGTTTCCGCCCATCTACCGCGCCTCGGTGGCTGCGGGCGAGAAATCCGGGCGCCTGGCCGACGTGCTGGAGCAACTCGCCGGCTATCTCGAGCGGCGCAGCAGCCTGCGCCAGAAGACGCTGCAGGCCTTGCTGTACCCCGCCATCGTCGCGCTGGTCGCACTGCTGGTGGTCATGGGGCTGATGACCTACGTCGTGCCGCAGGTCGTCACCGTCTTCCAGCAGGGCAGCCAGGCCCTGCCACCGCTGACCCGCGGCCTGATCGCGATCAGCGATCTGCTGCGCAACTGGGGCTGGCTGCTACCGCCGATGCTGCTGGCGCTTTTGCTGACAGCACGGGCTGCACTGCGCCAGCCCGCACTGCGACGGCGCTGGCATGCGCGGCTGCTGGCCCTGCCGCTGCTGGGACGCCACCTGCGCAGTCTGGAGGCGGCTCGACTGGCGAGCACGCTCGCCATCCTGTGCGGCAGCGGTGTGGCACTGCTGCAGGCGCTGGACGCAGGCCGCAAGGTGTTGAACCTGATGCCGCTGCAGGACGCGGTTGCAGGCGCCGCGGCGCAGGTGCGCGAAGGCCATTCGTTGGCGCGCGCGCTTGGCGTGGCCCGCCAGTTTCCGCCCCTGCTGCTGCACATGATCGCCAACGGCGAAGCCACCGGCCGCCTCGGCGAGATGCTGGACCGGGCTGCCCGCCTGCAGCAGCAGGACGTCGAGAACCGCATCACCGCCCTCACCAGCCTGCTCGAACCCGCGCTGCTGCTGTTGATGGGTGGCCTGGTGCTGCTGATCGTGCTCGCCGTGATGCAGCCGATCATCGAACTGAACACCCTGATGAACTGA